One window from the genome of Methyloradius palustris encodes:
- a CDS encoding c-type cytochrome, which translates to MRILNIFILMFVFALLGCKKEGDNTSGNTSSGSAIAFVTTQDGAPLTIKTELFDTPSAKEFLSTGKNTYVGNAEAIEKGKKLFQLYSCTQCHGPDARGQVGPSLIGPDYRYPKDATNKGMFETVWHGTNGGMGAKGKGLMDTTDPENGLTPDELLKIIAWIRSHGAETGNS; encoded by the coding sequence ATGCGTATTCTAAATATCTTTATTTTGATGTTCGTGTTTGCTTTGCTGGGATGTAAAAAAGAGGGTGACAATACCTCGGGAAATACATCATCTGGGTCAGCGATTGCTTTTGTTACTACGCAAGATGGTGCACCTTTAACAATTAAAACTGAATTATTTGATACACCAAGTGCAAAAGAATTTCTATCTACAGGTAAGAACACCTACGTAGGTAATGCTGAAGCAATAGAAAAAGGCAAAAAACTATTCCAGCTTTATTCATGTACACAATGCCATGGTCCAGACGCACGAGGGCAAGTAGGGCCAAGCTTAATCGGACCAGATTATCGTTACCCTAAAGATGCCACGAATAAGGGCATGTTTGAAACAGTTTGGCACGGCACAAACGGCGGTATGGGCGCAAAAGGCAAAGGCCTGATGGACACCACCGATCCTGAAAATGGGTTAACGCCAGATGAATTATTGAAGATTATTGCTTGGATACGTAGCCACGGTGCAGAAACCGGTAACAGCTAA
- a CDS encoding c-type cytochrome gives MLGSKAVKATLFATMLTLIGLALPLQASAECKLVSTKDGSPLPIVAVDTDTPEAKSFLATCINPYTKLYAADPEAAKAGKKKFGYYSCTQCHGANAGGQVGPSITDDRWQYAKHVTDKGMFETISGGSNGGMFAWHQQVSGNPDLVPTDDILKIIGWLRTQYQGGGDKPWLND, from the coding sequence ATGTTAGGTAGCAAAGCAGTAAAAGCAACACTTTTTGCAACAATGCTCACCCTGATTGGGTTGGCATTGCCATTACAAGCAAGCGCTGAATGTAAATTGGTTTCAACAAAAGATGGTAGCCCGCTACCAATCGTCGCTGTCGATACAGACACACCAGAAGCCAAATCATTCTTGGCGACCTGTATTAACCCATATACCAAACTTTATGCTGCTGACCCAGAAGCAGCAAAAGCAGGTAAAAAGAAATTTGGCTACTACTCATGCACACAATGTCATGGTGCGAATGCTGGCGGACAAGTAGGGCCAAGTATTACTGATGACCGTTGGCAATATGCCAAGCATGTGACTGATAAAGGAATGTTTGAAACCATTTCAGGTGGCAGCAATGGCGGTATGTTTGCCTGGCATCAACAAGTTTCTGGTAACCCAGACTTAGTACCAACAGATGATATTTTAAAAATTATCGGTTGGTTGCGTACTCAATATCAAGGCGGTGGCGACAAACCCTGGTTAAATGATTAA
- a CDS encoding substrate-binding domain-containing protein produces the protein MLKNLMMCMLLGAVVISPRVFAEEPDIPTLNPDEGRIGEIRRVIDPTEFKVCADPDNMPYSNSKQEGFEDKIAALIAQDLGKKLSYAYAYYRQGFLRNTLNANRCDVIMSTTSDNDSMLTSKPYYRSGHVFVYRKDSGYNITDWDSPDLRKGVIGIIGESPATRPLADHDLMGNARPYRMQRDLNLPPSFLIDDLVKGDIDIAIAWGPIAGYYAKQAKIPLVVVPIPEYEETNAHGKENWNISLGVRKRDKERLAAIQEVLDRRQADILKILDDYGIPHTPVVDGDRVGKKPNGK, from the coding sequence ATGTTAAAAAACTTGATGATGTGTATGCTTTTGGGAGCCGTGGTAATTAGTCCTAGAGTTTTTGCGGAAGAGCCTGATATTCCAACGCTTAATCCAGATGAAGGCCGGATAGGTGAGATAAGACGTGTAATAGATCCTACAGAGTTCAAAGTCTGCGCTGATCCAGACAATATGCCTTACTCCAACAGCAAACAAGAGGGATTTGAAGACAAAATTGCGGCACTAATTGCCCAAGATTTAGGCAAGAAATTAAGCTATGCATATGCATATTACCGCCAAGGATTTCTAAGAAATACGCTCAATGCTAATCGCTGTGATGTCATAATGAGTACGACATCCGATAACGATTCAATGCTCACATCTAAGCCATACTATCGTTCTGGCCATGTATTTGTTTACAGAAAAGATAGTGGATATAACATTACCGATTGGGATTCTCCAGACCTACGTAAAGGTGTGATTGGCATCATTGGTGAAAGTCCCGCCACACGCCCACTCGCTGATCATGACTTAATGGGTAATGCTCGCCCTTATCGTATGCAGCGCGATTTGAACTTACCACCAAGCTTTTTGATTGACGATTTGGTTAAAGGCGACATAGATATTGCCATTGCATGGGGCCCAATTGCTGGCTATTATGCTAAACAAGCTAAAATTCCGTTAGTAGTTGTTCCAATTCCAGAGTATGAAGAAACTAATGCACATGGAAAAGAGAACTGGAATATCTCATTAGGTGTTCGTAAACGTGATAAAGAACGGTTAGCTGCGATTCAGGAAGTATTAGATAGGCGCCAAGCTGATATTCTTAAAATATTAGATGATTATGGCATTCCACATACACCAGTAGTTGATGGTGATCGAGTAGGCAAAAAGCCGAATGGTAAATAA
- a CDS encoding PQQ-dependent dehydrogenase, methanol/ethanol family produces MEMSKIKLALGLVVGASMVMPLVASAAADQEAAMKDANNWVHPRGQFNNQGYSTLSQINKGNIKSLKTAWTFATGVNRGHEGSPIVLNGVMYVHTAFPNNVYALDLNDNQKIIWSYFPKQDPSVQAVLCCDNVSRGLGFGDGKIFLQQNDGTLVALDAKTGAKVWDVKVNDPKVGATNTNAPHVIKDKVLTGCSGAEFGVRCFIAAYNLKDGSLAWKAYSTGPDAEVLIGADFNKENPQYSALSVYEDVNGGNKEGGSFKPIANDKLVIGQKELGTRTWLKPQAVKNGWEHGGGSVWGWWPYDPKSNLVYYGTGNPSVWNPDVRPGDNKWSMTVFARDVDTGIAKWGMQMTPHDEWDYDGINEVVLFDKDGKTYAHHTDRNGFNYTWDASNGTLLVAAKANPFVNWASSVDLKTGVPNKLGTASTHQDYNAKGVCPAALGVKDQQPQSYSPRTGLMYIPLNHVCMTYEPVESKYVAGQPWVGATLTMFAGPDGVMGGFEAWDPIKGKAAWYNKEKFSAWGGSLTTASDIVFYGTLERDFKAVDAQTGKLLWKQQVGSGVIGNAFTYGNKGKQYVGVLSGIGGWAGVAMNLGLNNDTDALGAAGGYKELTKWNAAPGGGALNVFSL; encoded by the coding sequence ATGGAGATGAGCAAAATCAAGTTGGCTCTCGGTTTAGTAGTTGGCGCTTCAATGGTAATGCCATTGGTTGCTTCAGCTGCAGCTGACCAAGAAGCTGCTATGAAAGATGCAAATAACTGGGTTCACCCACGTGGCCAGTTCAATAACCAAGGTTACAGCACCTTGTCACAAATTAACAAAGGTAACATCAAGAGCCTGAAGACAGCATGGACATTCGCTACCGGTGTAAACCGTGGTCACGAAGGTTCACCTATCGTTCTGAACGGTGTTATGTACGTTCACACAGCGTTCCCAAACAATGTTTACGCGCTTGATTTGAACGACAACCAAAAGATCATCTGGTCTTACTTCCCTAAACAAGATCCATCAGTTCAAGCAGTTCTTTGCTGCGACAACGTAAGCCGTGGTCTTGGTTTCGGCGATGGCAAGATTTTCTTGCAACAAAATGACGGTACTTTAGTTGCTCTTGATGCTAAAACCGGTGCTAAAGTTTGGGACGTTAAAGTTAACGATCCTAAAGTTGGCGCAACTAACACCAATGCTCCACACGTGATTAAAGACAAAGTATTGACCGGTTGCTCAGGTGCTGAGTTCGGCGTACGTTGCTTTATCGCTGCTTATAACCTGAAAGATGGTTCATTGGCATGGAAAGCATACAGCACAGGTCCTGATGCTGAAGTTCTGATTGGTGCTGACTTTAACAAAGAAAACCCACAATACAGTGCGCTGTCAGTTTACGAAGATGTAAACGGCGGTAACAAAGAAGGTGGTTCATTTAAGCCTATCGCTAACGACAAGTTAGTTATTGGTCAAAAAGAACTGGGCACACGTACATGGCTCAAGCCACAAGCTGTTAAAAACGGCTGGGAACACGGCGGTGGTTCAGTATGGGGTTGGTGGCCGTATGATCCTAAGTCAAACTTAGTGTATTACGGAACAGGTAACCCATCAGTTTGGAACCCAGATGTACGTCCAGGTGACAACAAGTGGTCTATGACTGTATTCGCACGTGACGTTGATACCGGTATCGCTAAGTGGGGCATGCAAATGACTCCACATGACGAGTGGGATTATGACGGCATCAATGAAGTTGTTCTGTTCGACAAAGATGGTAAGACATATGCTCACCATACTGACCGTAACGGTTTCAACTACACATGGGATGCTTCAAACGGTACATTGTTAGTTGCTGCTAAAGCCAATCCTTTCGTTAACTGGGCTAGCTCAGTTGATTTGAAGACTGGTGTACCTAACAAGTTGGGCACTGCTTCTACACACCAAGATTACAATGCTAAGGGCGTTTGCCCAGCAGCTTTGGGTGTTAAGGATCAACAACCACAATCTTACAGCCCACGTACAGGTTTAATGTACATTCCATTGAACCATGTTTGCATGACCTATGAGCCAGTTGAAAGCAAGTACGTTGCTGGTCAACCATGGGTTGGCGCTACTCTGACCATGTTTGCTGGTCCAGATGGCGTAATGGGTGGTTTCGAAGCTTGGGATCCAATCAAAGGTAAAGCAGCTTGGTACAACAAAGAGAAATTCTCTGCTTGGGGTGGTTCATTAACAACCGCTTCTGACATCGTGTTCTACGGTACTCTAGAACGTGATTTCAAGGCAGTTGATGCTCAAACTGGTAAATTGCTCTGGAAACAACAAGTTGGTTCTGGCGTAATCGGTAATGCATTCACCTACGGTAACAAGGGTAAACAATACGTTGGCGTACTGTCCGGTATCGGCGGTTGGGCTGGTGTTGCGATGAACCTTGGTTTGAATAACGACACAGACGCACTTGGTGCTGCTGGTGGTTATAAAGAACTGACCAAATGGAACGCTGCTCCTGGCGGCGGTGCATTGAACGTATTTAGCCTGTAA